A region from the Lolium perenne isolate Kyuss_39 chromosome 4, Kyuss_2.0, whole genome shotgun sequence genome encodes:
- the LOC127292667 gene encoding uncharacterized protein → MGLCVSYDAAADGAATARVVLPSGELREYSHPATAAMALEELSHGKQGWFLCDADAMGFEGSVAAVAGDAELRPGQIYFVLPAEMLRRRVTLEEVSALAVKASAALVKASSAGGRRRRGSVAPLMFEPSEEDYSDDAVMTHITAKPVVARKRVVAYRAGRSPPRFSPDLSAIPESD, encoded by the coding sequence ATGGGTCTCTGCGTATCGTACGACGCAGCAGCCGACGGCGCAGCGACCGCGAGGGTAGTGCTGCCCAGCGGCGAGCTGCGGGAGTACTCTCATCCGGCCACGGCAGCTATGGCGCTGGAGGAGCTCAGCCACGGAAAGCAGGGGTGGTTCCTCTGCGACGCCGACGCGATGGGCTTCGAGGGCTCCGTCGCGGCGGTGGCCGGCGACGCGGAGCTCCGGCCGGGGCAAATATACTTCGTGCTCCCGGCCGAGATGCTGCGCCGTAGAGTCACCCTCGAAGAGGTGTCTGCGCTGGCCGTCAAGGCCAGCGCGGCGCTCGTCAAAGCCTCTTCTGCCGGCGGCCGGCGCCGGCGAGGCTCCGTTGCACCGCTCATGTTCGAGCCATCCGAGGAGGATTACTCCGACGATGCGGTGATGACTCATATCACGGCGAAGCCGGTGGTGGCCCGGAAGCGGGTGGTCGCGTACCGTGCCGGGAGATCGCCGCCGAGGTTCTCTCCCGACTTGTCCGCCATCCCGGAGAGCGATTAG